One stretch of Toxoplasma gondii ME49 chromosome XI, whole genome shotgun sequence DNA includes these proteins:
- a CDS encoding SNF7 family protein (encoded by transcript TGME49_315350) yields MGNKHSVIPLIFDMKIKARELKRQSERCYRESEGEKGKVKAALQKNNSEGARVFAQNFIRKQQEGLHCLQLSSKLDAVASRLDAAHRSQQMSKQMRSAAYGLSNALRTLDGGTSLRQMEEFAKLFDDLDVRSDSVSTLLDASTSTSIPLEQVDDVLKHVATAAKIHMECEDFSQTSASLTLKRQEHVGPIASPAFGQHPISYNTSKRESDKRLPVSVYERHPIAVGTAADPFKEINSIVGRGELPSSPGDSIGSSCGGVGLMPARIWGGSPSPASHHPQL; encoded by the exons ATGGGGAATAAACACTCTGTGATCCCGTTGATTTTTGACATGAAGATCAAAGCAAGAGAACTG AAACGTCAGAGCGAGAGGTGTTACcgggagagcgagggagagaaggggaaagtGAAGGCGGCGCTGCAGAAGAATAACAGCGAGGGCGCAAG GGTTTTCGCACAGAATTTTATTCGAAAGCAGCAGGAGGGGCTTCATTGCTTGCAGCTATCATCGAAGCTCGATGCGGTCGCCTCTCGTCTGGACGCTGCCCACCGGTCTCAACAG ATGAGCAAGCAGATGAGGTCAGCAGCTTACGGATTGTCGAATGCATTAAGGACTTTAGATGGCGGCACCTCTCTGAGGCAGATGGAGGAGTTTGCGAAACTGTTCGATGATCTG GATGTACGGAGCGACTCCGTATCGACTCTCCTCGATGCCTCAACATCCACATCAATTCCTCTGGAGCAAGTAGACGACGTTCTTAAGCACGTGGCGACCGCCGCGAAAATCCACATGGAGTGTG AAGATTTCTCACAGACAAGCGCCTCGCTGACActgaagagacaagaacaCGTAGGACCGATCGCATCTCCCGCTTTCGGGCAACACCCAATAAGCTACAACACAAGCAAACGTGAATCAGATAAACGGCTTCCTGTTTCTGTATATGAGCGACATCCCATTGCCGTGGGCACCGCTGCGGACCCTTTCAAAGAGATCAACTCCATAGTTGGCAGAGGTGAACTCCCGTCTTCACCAGGAGATTCAATAGGTTCATCCTGTGGAGGCGTAGGACTGATGCCTGCACGA atCTGGGGAGGTAGTCCATCACCGGCATCGCATCATCCTCAACTTTAA